In Leptospira perdikensis, a single genomic region encodes these proteins:
- a CDS encoding UbiX family flavin prenyltransferase: MKLVVGLAGASGSIYAARFLRALSEVEGESYITASPAALRIFSEEYETKVETTEDVLSFVETKWKTKPKHKFHVRNFFDIGSDIASGSNRWDAMVVVPCSMKTVASMSQGLTENLIERAADVSLKERRRLIVVPRETPYNRIHLKNLLALDEAGAIILPASPGFYQMPKTLDDLGDFIAGRIFNLLGIDKTLYPKWLG; this comes from the coding sequence ATGAAACTTGTTGTTGGTCTTGCAGGGGCGAGTGGTAGTATCTATGCCGCTCGTTTCCTTCGTGCTTTGTCTGAAGTCGAAGGTGAGAGTTACATCACAGCAAGTCCCGCAGCATTACGTATTTTTTCCGAGGAATATGAAACCAAAGTGGAAACTACCGAGGACGTACTGTCTTTTGTAGAAACCAAGTGGAAAACAAAACCTAAACATAAATTCCATGTTCGTAATTTTTTTGATATTGGATCTGATATTGCCAGCGGGTCAAACCGGTGGGATGCGATGGTTGTAGTTCCTTGTAGTATGAAGACTGTGGCTTCGATGTCTCAAGGACTCACAGAAAATTTAATTGAAAGGGCTGCTGATGTTTCGTTGAAAGAACGAAGAAGGTTGATTGTTGTTCCGAGAGAAACTCCTTACAATCGTATCCATCTTAAAAATCTTTTGGCATTGGACGAAGCTGGCGCTATCATCCTTCCTGCATCCCCTGGATTCTACCAAATGCCAAAAACTTTGGATGATTTAGGAGATTTTATTGCTGGAAGGATATTCAATCTTCTAGGAATCGATAAAACTCTCTATCCTAAGTGGTTGGGGTAA
- the rpmB gene encoding 50S ribosomal protein L28 translates to MARTCVVTGKGTTAGNNVSHSHKKNRRIWKVNVITKKIFLEDENRWVRVKISTRALRTLRKKGLKVAIKDHGGDITAITPKKYVGITPKAQPAA, encoded by the coding sequence ATGGCTAGAACATGTGTAGTAACCGGAAAAGGAACGACGGCAGGGAACAACGTATCCCATTCTCATAAAAAGAACCGCCGTATCTGGAAGGTGAATGTGATCACAAAGAAAATCTTTTTAGAAGACGAGAACCGTTGGGTTCGCGTTAAGATTTCTACACGTGCTTTGCGAACTCTTCGTAAAAAAGGTTTGAAAGTGGCAATCAAAGACCACGGCGGCGATATCACTGCGATCACTCCTAAAAAATACGTAGGGATCACTCCAAAAGCACAACCAGCAGCTTAA
- a CDS encoding LL-diaminopimelate aminotransferase, producing the protein MTQINENYLKLKAGYLFPEIGRRVKAYSDANQSAKIIRLGIGDVTLPLAPTIVNAMVDAAKEMGSAGGFHGYGPEQGYSFLIQKIIAHDYTARGVQIAEDEVFVSDGSKCDCGNIQEIFSLDSKIAVVDPVYPVYVDTNVMAGRTGEVGSDGRYANIIYMPATEENNFEPDFPKEKPDIIYLCYPNNPTGMVATKARLTEWVNFAKKIGSIILYDSAYESFIQDPEIPKSIYEIPGAKEVAMEFRSFSKTAGFTGTRCAYLVIPKDLKGKTKAGEEISFNSLWNRRHTTKFNGVSYVTQKGAEAIFSPQGQVEIKEQISYYMQNAKLIREGLAKAGYTIFGGTNAPYIWLKTPKGLKSWEFFDELLGKAQVVGTPGSGFGPAGEGYFRLSAFGKREDVISAIERIQKM; encoded by the coding sequence ATGACTCAGATAAATGAAAACTATTTAAAATTGAAAGCAGGTTACCTATTTCCAGAAATTGGAAGAAGGGTAAAAGCTTATTCCGATGCGAACCAAAGTGCGAAAATCATCCGTCTTGGAATTGGTGATGTGACTCTTCCTTTGGCACCTACCATTGTGAATGCTATGGTTGATGCAGCTAAAGAAATGGGAAGTGCCGGCGGGTTCCATGGATATGGTCCTGAACAAGGATATTCCTTTCTCATCCAAAAAATCATCGCACATGATTATACGGCTCGTGGGGTTCAAATTGCAGAAGATGAAGTATTTGTTTCTGACGGATCCAAATGTGACTGTGGTAACATCCAAGAGATCTTTTCTTTAGATAGTAAAATTGCCGTGGTTGACCCGGTATATCCGGTTTACGTGGATACAAACGTAATGGCAGGTCGCACGGGAGAAGTAGGATCTGACGGCAGATACGCAAATATCATTTATATGCCAGCGACAGAAGAAAATAATTTTGAGCCGGATTTCCCAAAAGAAAAACCAGATATCATTTATCTTTGTTATCCAAACAACCCAACCGGAATGGTGGCAACTAAGGCGCGTTTAACGGAGTGGGTGAACTTTGCCAAAAAAATTGGGAGTATCATTCTTTATGATTCGGCTTACGAATCTTTTATCCAAGATCCAGAAATTCCAAAATCGATTTATGAAATTCCCGGTGCCAAAGAAGTGGCTATGGAATTTAGATCCTTCTCCAAAACTGCTGGATTCACTGGAACACGCTGCGCTTATCTTGTAATTCCGAAAGATTTAAAAGGAAAAACAAAAGCGGGGGAAGAAATTAGTTTCAACTCACTTTGGAATCGCCGTCATACAACCAAGTTCAATGGTGTGTCTTATGTAACACAAAAAGGTGCCGAGGCCATTTTTTCACCCCAAGGTCAGGTAGAGATCAAAGAACAAATCTCCTACTATATGCAAAACGCAAAACTCATTCGCGAAGGTTTGGCGAAAGCGGGCTACACTATTTTTGGCGGAACAAACGCTCCTTACATTTGGTTAAAAACACCGAAAGGTCTCAAATCTTGGGAATTTTTTGACGAACTTCTTGGAAAAGCACAAGTGGTCGGAACCCCTGGATCGGGATTTGGGCCGGCGGGCGAGGGATATTTTCGACTTTCTGCCTTTGGAAAGCGAGAAGATGTGATTTCTGCGATAGAACGAATCCAAAAAATGTAA
- a CDS encoding adhesin OmpL37 family surface protein gives MGKWKFILFFAMVVGHISHISAVSPEQTNLGILIFENKENLNFINVALSNLAPSQEEAQAQPGAETAAQDPSKKNLDFDYFKLLKAANQSDFSGNMWYLQSNYVYGFRQLRQAQGELKGIFEIVLQKYIEDARALLEAAAPTIIRSNDNNAKALLRLGFRDLRSSEDLYTTGLNSSPHQYRYKLTLYKEGILTLRRAKRFAILAMIYSKTPDEDKPEYQYRSNEDLKDARNEEKQRNYEKVRDTIINFVENKRMERTVVPPGNPDAKPLDLLEQHDDNYGFITSKKLDLLLEANAQIKETEGARRESVPPTPKFDENGKAIYPEEKKK, from the coding sequence ATGGGAAAATGGAAATTCATCCTCTTTTTTGCAATGGTTGTGGGTCATATCTCACATATCAGTGCAGTATCTCCAGAACAGACGAATCTGGGGATTTTGATCTTTGAAAACAAAGAAAACTTAAATTTTATCAATGTTGCTCTTAGCAATTTGGCACCTTCCCAAGAAGAGGCACAGGCACAACCTGGAGCAGAAACAGCAGCACAAGATCCTTCTAAAAAGAATTTAGACTTTGATTATTTCAAACTTCTAAAAGCCGCCAACCAATCTGACTTTAGTGGAAATATGTGGTACTTACAAAGTAACTATGTATATGGGTTCCGCCAACTCCGCCAAGCCCAAGGGGAATTGAAAGGTATCTTTGAAATCGTTCTTCAAAAATACATCGAAGATGCGAGAGCCCTTCTTGAAGCTGCAGCTCCAACCATCATTCGTTCCAATGACAATAACGCCAAAGCGTTGTTACGTTTAGGTTTCCGTGACCTTCGTTCTTCGGAAGATCTTTACACAACAGGTCTCAATTCTAGTCCACACCAATATCGATATAAATTGACTCTTTATAAAGAGGGGATTCTCACTCTACGCCGCGCAAAACGTTTTGCTATCCTCGCGATGATTTACAGCAAAACACCGGATGAGGACAAACCTGAATATCAATATCGTTCGAATGAAGATTTAAAAGATGCTCGTAATGAAGAAAAACAACGTAACTACGAGAAGGTAAGAGATACCATCATCAACTTCGTAGAAAACAAAAGAATGGAAAGAACCGTTGTTCCTCCGGGTAATCCTGATGCAAAACCTTTGGATCTTTTAGAACAACATGATGACAATTATGGATTCATTACTTCTAAAAAATTAGATTTGTTATTAGAAGCCAATGCTCAAATTAAAGAGACGGAAGGTGCAAGACGTGAGTCCGTTCCTCCAACTCCCAAGTTTGATGAAAACGGAAAAGCAATCTATCCAGAAGAAAAGAAAAAATAA
- a CDS encoding UbiA-like polyprenyltransferase, with protein MNFFKNLILYAKMVKFSHTLFALPFAGISFILAYLESTLDTGDLLRIGALVLVCMVSARSAAMGFNRYVDSEIDEKNPRTQNREIPSGKISKLSALLFIGLSSFIFIFASFFVNKLAFLLSFPALFVLFLYSLTKRFTLFCHLVLGFAISLAPLGAWIAITETVNLVPVLFSLGLLFHISAFDVLYAIQDMDFDAKENLHSIPSRLGETKSRGIAVVLHILSFVFFIFAGISAGLGVMYFLILSVIGILVLYEHKISYQYKSKDLPIVFYQINSWISVVLFLAILFDKWNEFLLKVSSGISFR; from the coding sequence ATGAACTTCTTTAAAAACCTAATTCTCTACGCTAAAATGGTAAAATTTTCCCACACACTCTTTGCTCTCCCTTTTGCAGGGATTAGTTTCATCTTGGCCTATCTGGAATCCACCTTGGATACAGGGGATTTACTTCGGATTGGGGCCCTTGTCCTTGTTTGTATGGTGAGTGCTCGCAGTGCTGCCATGGGATTCAATCGTTATGTGGATTCGGAAATTGATGAAAAGAACCCGCGCACACAAAATAGGGAAATCCCCTCTGGAAAAATCTCCAAACTTTCGGCTCTACTATTCATAGGCCTTTCTTCTTTTATTTTTATTTTTGCGAGTTTCTTTGTAAACAAACTGGCTTTCTTACTTTCTTTTCCGGCTCTTTTTGTATTATTTCTTTATTCCCTGACCAAACGGTTTACTCTCTTTTGCCATTTAGTTTTGGGATTTGCGATTTCCCTTGCTCCCCTTGGTGCTTGGATTGCCATCACAGAAACGGTTAACCTGGTCCCCGTTCTATTTTCTTTAGGGTTACTTTTTCATATTTCCGCCTTTGATGTATTATATGCCATCCAGGATATGGACTTTGATGCCAAAGAGAATCTTCATAGTATTCCTTCCAGACTCGGAGAAACCAAGTCTCGTGGTATCGCTGTGGTTCTCCACATCCTTTCCTTTGTATTTTTTATTTTTGCAGGGATCAGTGCAGGACTTGGAGTTATGTATTTTCTCATTCTTTCTGTGATTGGAATTTTGGTTTTGTACGAACATAAAATTTCATACCAGTACAAATCCAAAGACTTACCGATTGTTTTTTACCAAATCAATTCTTGGATCAGTGTGGTTTTATTCCTCGCGATTTTATTTGATAAGTGGAATGAATTTTTATTAAAAGTTTCTTCTGGAATTAGTTTTCGATGA
- a CDS encoding acyl-CoA thioesterase — MVDTIQNKLRDMELVTQHLVQPDDLNYHNNLFGGKMLSWIDEGMAMYVMNKIRYTNIVTMSMDNVVFRSPARAGDIIQIYGKIVKYGKSSVTSRTLAITNNPQTGKMSAVIESDITYVCLGENGKPTAYFRNFTPTT, encoded by the coding sequence ATGGTCGACACGATTCAGAACAAACTCCGCGATATGGAACTGGTCACCCAACACCTGGTCCAACCTGACGATTTGAACTACCATAACAATCTTTTTGGGGGAAAAATGCTCTCCTGGATCGACGAGGGGATGGCAATGTATGTGATGAATAAAATTCGTTATACCAATATTGTCACGATGAGTATGGACAATGTGGTATTTCGTTCCCCTGCTCGGGCCGGAGACATCATCCAAATTTACGGAAAAATCGTTAAATACGGAAAATCTTCGGTTACGTCACGAACTTTGGCCATTACCAACAATCCGCAAACGGGAAAAATGTCGGCTGTGATTGAAAGTGACATCACCTACGTATGTTTAGGTGAGAACGGAAAACCAACGGCTTATTTCCGAAATTTTACCCCAACCACTTAG
- a CDS encoding DUF2203 domain-containing protein, with protein MTKKLWTLTEAREVLPLVRDITREYYLRASVLADDVRNKLLPENVLEAKEEEIGEIVKHWTNEILAMQIDVKGLWLVDFDNGSGFYCWTWGEEDVLYEHGYHEGFRSRKLIEENKEEDDSDK; from the coding sequence TTGACTAAAAAACTTTGGACACTAACGGAAGCAAGAGAAGTCCTTCCGCTTGTGCGAGACATCACGAGAGAATACTATTTAAGAGCAAGTGTTCTTGCTGATGATGTTCGGAATAAACTCCTACCAGAAAATGTTTTGGAAGCCAAAGAAGAAGAAATTGGTGAAATAGTAAAACATTGGACCAATGAAATTTTGGCAATGCAGATCGATGTCAAAGGTTTGTGGCTTGTTGATTTTGATAACGGAAGTGGGTTCTACTGTTGGACTTGGGGCGAAGAAGACGTATTATACGAACACGGTTATCATGAAGGATTTAGATCGAGAAAACTCATAGAGGAAAATAAAGAAGAAGATGACTCAGATAAATGA
- a CDS encoding helix-turn-helix domain-containing protein, whose product MKFESLYRHFLLTRATHLPVISEEGELLGLLSKDRVHRELSDLGREREDLDQIPLDILETELHENLLLYFKESTQIPVIGLDGEKKDNWDKPRFLAAFTKLDSTQIRDPKLEEIESKLEKKKENADSVQWFMELILSHFPDGLLATDVTGSTVFYNETFENHILTKSLFRDSLQFAEKYLHNLNREVLATYLKDHDMSLGKDADTSVLYTNITELKVTLRIVTLKKEKKVFGFLYHFSPSSFAHPSGDGDLEFPNLGDAFRSKLPLESVLEEMEAHYIHKSLGRNSNNISHTASELGVPRTTLQNRIRFLKLAERFRNESKGKVVIPRKRSEKPDPKPQKAIEKAKPLPSKKNKAVKKPGKSLKSQGPAKKQSKNQRPAGKKTKKRR is encoded by the coding sequence GTGAAGTTTGAATCACTCTATCGTCATTTTCTGCTGACAAGAGCCACCCACCTTCCCGTCATTTCGGAAGAGGGTGAGTTGTTAGGTCTACTTTCCAAAGATCGTGTACACCGTGAGTTGTCAGATTTGGGAAGGGAAAGGGAAGATCTTGATCAAATTCCTTTGGACATTCTCGAAACGGAACTTCACGAAAACTTACTTTTGTATTTTAAAGAATCCACACAAATCCCTGTCATTGGTTTGGATGGAGAAAAAAAAGACAATTGGGACAAACCTAGATTCCTTGCCGCCTTTACTAAATTAGATTCTACACAGATACGTGATCCAAAATTAGAAGAAATCGAATCCAAACTCGAAAAGAAAAAAGAAAACGCTGACTCTGTCCAATGGTTTATGGAACTCATTCTTTCTCATTTCCCAGACGGACTTCTTGCTACGGATGTAACTGGCTCCACTGTTTTTTATAACGAAACCTTTGAAAATCATATCCTCACCAAATCCTTGTTTCGTGATTCACTTCAGTTTGCGGAAAAATACCTTCACAATCTAAATCGAGAAGTGCTCGCAACCTATCTCAAAGATCATGATATGAGTTTAGGAAAGGATGCTGATACAAGTGTCCTTTATACCAATATCACCGAACTGAAAGTCACTCTGCGCATTGTTACTTTAAAAAAAGAGAAAAAGGTATTTGGGTTTTTATATCATTTTTCACCTTCATCGTTTGCACATCCTTCAGGGGATGGAGATTTGGAATTCCCAAATTTAGGAGATGCTTTCCGTTCCAAACTTCCTCTGGAATCAGTTTTGGAAGAAATGGAAGCACATTACATCCATAAGTCGCTCGGAAGAAATTCAAACAATATCTCACATACTGCCTCAGAACTTGGGGTTCCGAGAACTACCTTACAAAATAGAATTCGTTTTTTGAAACTCGCAGAACGATTTCGAAATGAATCCAAAGGGAAAGTGGTGATCCCAAGAAAACGCTCGGAAAAACCGGATCCAAAACCCCAAAAGGCAATAGAAAAGGCTAAACCGCTTCCTTCTAAAAAGAATAAGGCTGTGAAGAAACCGGGAAAATCTTTGAAATCGCAAGGCCCGGCGAAGAAACAGAGTAAAAATCAAAGGCCAGCTGGAAAAAAGACAAAAAAAAGACGTTGA
- a CDS encoding aldose 1-epimerase, whose translation MYQLKTKQSSFETHPTGGGQWLGLHLLSSVDGKSVSVVSGHKPPDPFFASGSFLMFPWVNRLEPNPWAREPFYPSTHWLTDGNGIPLHGLYHNLPRHLVKEELSDHESYAEFEMEIPSVWKGTFLSKIHVKECYQLFPSELKIIYRLVNDSDTEFPFALGIHPYFRWNEDESIDDLFLFGSGFHKVKLGDYLLPERIQKEDLVLNSEESLVGKNLDDLYAAADGQNSYIGLFSMNKKEKLIIRGGEFYQVYTPQDRRSIAIEPMTGTGNFLHFPGGNPKTITPKTEKRIEFSIRLDHF comes from the coding sequence TTGTACCAACTGAAAACAAAACAGTCTAGTTTTGAGACCCACCCGACCGGTGGCGGCCAATGGCTCGGTTTGCATCTCCTTTCTTCGGTGGATGGGAAGTCTGTCTCCGTCGTTTCTGGCCATAAACCTCCGGATCCTTTTTTTGCATCTGGATCTTTTTTGATGTTTCCTTGGGTGAATCGTTTGGAACCCAATCCTTGGGCCAGAGAGCCATTTTATCCCAGCACACATTGGCTTACTGATGGAAATGGAATCCCTTTACATGGCCTTTATCACAATCTTCCCAGGCATTTGGTAAAGGAAGAATTGAGTGATCATGAATCATACGCGGAATTCGAAATGGAAATTCCTTCTGTTTGGAAAGGCACATTCCTTTCTAAAATTCATGTAAAAGAATGTTACCAACTTTTCCCATCGGAGTTAAAGATTATTTACCGATTGGTCAACGATTCGGATACAGAATTTCCTTTTGCACTAGGAATTCATCCATACTTTCGATGGAATGAAGATGAATCTATTGATGACTTATTTTTGTTTGGTTCTGGATTTCATAAAGTAAAGTTGGGTGATTATTTATTACCAGAAAGAATTCAGAAAGAAGATCTAGTGCTCAATTCAGAAGAATCTCTTGTTGGGAAAAATTTAGATGATCTTTATGCAGCTGCTGATGGACAAAATTCTTACATCGGACTTTTCTCTATGAATAAAAAAGAAAAACTCATCATCAGAGGTGGCGAATTTTACCAAGTATATACTCCACAAGATCGAAGATCTATAGCGATTGAACCTATGACAGGTACGGGAAATTTTTTACATTTCCCTGGTGGTAATCCTAAAACCATAACACCAAAGACAGAAAAACGCATAGAATTTTCCATTCGACTGGATCATTTTTAA
- a CDS encoding endonuclease III domain-containing protein yields MKQSRKTPEITEVYRLLEAEFGVVETPLTFTKPYELAIAVILSAQCTDERVNTVTPELFRTFPTLESFAKASLPLLEKKIFSTGFYKNKAKSIQGFARMVLDEFGGEIPKTMEEAIKLPGFGRKTANVVLAEIYGVVEGFVVDTHVKRLTKRLGFTKKTDPVQIEREMIKITPKEICRNLSLYLIFLGRKNCQARRTFCSTCPLSSLCPSFSE; encoded by the coding sequence TTGAAACAATCCAGAAAAACACCCGAAATCACCGAAGTCTACCGTCTCTTAGAGGCGGAGTTCGGTGTAGTAGAAACTCCCCTCACGTTTACTAAACCTTATGAATTGGCCATAGCGGTCATTCTCAGTGCACAGTGTACGGACGAACGCGTCAATACAGTCACACCTGAACTCTTTCGTACCTTTCCCACTCTCGAATCTTTTGCTAAGGCATCACTACCACTACTAGAGAAAAAAATTTTTTCCACTGGGTTTTATAAAAACAAGGCCAAAAGTATCCAAGGTTTTGCACGGATGGTTCTTGATGAATTTGGTGGTGAAATTCCAAAAACAATGGAGGAGGCCATCAAACTTCCTGGGTTTGGAAGGAAAACTGCTAATGTGGTTCTTGCAGAAATTTATGGAGTGGTAGAGGGATTTGTTGTGGATACCCATGTGAAACGACTCACCAAAAGATTGGGTTTCACAAAAAAAACGGATCCCGTTCAGATTGAACGGGAAATGATCAAAATCACCCCTAAGGAGATTTGCCGAAACCTATCTCTGTACCTAATATTTCTCGGTCGTAAGAATTGCCAAGCCCGCCGGACATTTTGTTCGACATGTCCTCTTTCTTCCCTATGTCCTTCATTTTCGGAGTAG
- the pyrB gene encoding aspartate carbamoyltransferase encodes MHSYSHKNILDTLQFSKEDLNFLIEKTQRMNLLQESGKAFGILNGKLLASLFFEASTRTRLSFEAAMERLGGRLISTVGFQFSSISKGETLYDTMKMIEAYVDIAVIRHPVEGSSRIAAGAVNIPVINAGDGAGQHPTQALLDLYTIVSEKGKIDGLNIAFIGDLKYGRTIHSLINLLRHYPVHLYLISPEELRLPEKYKKNLEGYPMTWEETTDIKAFWDADVAYVTRIQEERFPDHREYEKLKDIYKVNKELVLASKKDTTILHPLPRVNELSTDVDDLPNAAYFRQAKYGVVVRMALLCLSLGVDFD; translated from the coding sequence ATGCACTCTTATTCCCACAAAAACATTCTAGACACCCTCCAATTTTCCAAAGAGGACCTCAACTTCCTCATTGAAAAAACACAACGTATGAATCTACTTCAGGAATCGGGGAAGGCCTTCGGAATTCTGAATGGGAAACTCCTCGCCTCCCTTTTCTTTGAAGCAAGCACCCGGACACGACTCTCCTTTGAAGCGGCGATGGAGAGGCTCGGTGGGCGGTTAATCTCTACTGTGGGATTTCAGTTTTCTTCGATCTCGAAAGGAGAAACTCTTTATGACACCATGAAGATGATCGAAGCATATGTGGACATCGCAGTCATCCGTCATCCTGTGGAAGGTTCTTCTCGGATTGCGGCAGGAGCAGTGAACATACCTGTGATCAATGCAGGTGATGGAGCCGGCCAACACCCCACCCAGGCACTTCTCGATTTATATACAATTGTTTCTGAAAAAGGAAAGATCGATGGTCTAAACATCGCTTTTATCGGAGATTTAAAATACGGGCGCACCATTCATTCTCTCATCAACTTACTTAGACATTACCCAGTTCACTTATATCTCATCAGTCCAGAAGAGTTGAGACTTCCAGAAAAATACAAAAAGAATTTAGAAGGTTATCCGATGACTTGGGAAGAAACCACAGACATCAAAGCTTTTTGGGACGCGGATGTTGCCTATGTGACAAGGATCCAAGAAGAAAGGTTCCCTGATCATAGAGAATACGAAAAATTAAAAGATATTTATAAAGTGAATAAGGAACTGGTTCTCGCTTCCAAAAAAGACACAACCATTCTTCATCCACTCCCTCGTGTTAATGAACTCTCCACAGATGTAGATGATCTTCCTAATGCAGCTTACTTCCGTCAGGCGAAATACGGTGTGGTTGTCCGAATGGCTTTACTTTGTCTAAGTCTTGGAGTGGATTTTGACTAA
- a CDS encoding TIGR00730 family Rossman fold protein, which translates to MTDLAFENQNFLWGNEAGPIRILSEYLHPKTEFQSQGITDTIVVFGSARIPAPEELKSNPPTALENLSNYYAEATAFAKLISEWAETLKSERPGRNLNICTGGGPGIMEAGNRGAKEAGAKSVALNIVLPHEQHVNPYVDPELTFEFHYFFMRKLWFMKACRGMVAFPGGFGTFDELFETLTLVQTGKKSKIPILLYGKEFWTQVINFKKLAEMRLISEEDLDLFGFADSPEEALRFFQEKIRFELTHSTGTKT; encoded by the coding sequence ATGACTGATTTAGCGTTTGAGAACCAAAATTTTTTATGGGGAAATGAAGCCGGCCCCATCCGTATCCTTTCGGAATACCTCCATCCTAAAACGGAATTCCAATCGCAAGGAATCACTGATACAATCGTTGTCTTTGGATCCGCAAGGATTCCAGCGCCAGAAGAACTGAAATCAAATCCGCCCACAGCTCTTGAGAATCTAAGCAATTATTATGCAGAAGCTACTGCCTTTGCGAAATTAATTTCCGAATGGGCAGAAACTTTAAAATCAGAAAGACCGGGGCGCAATCTGAATATTTGTACAGGCGGTGGTCCGGGGATAATGGAAGCAGGGAACCGAGGAGCAAAAGAAGCGGGTGCCAAGTCAGTTGCCCTCAACATTGTCCTCCCGCACGAACAACATGTGAATCCCTATGTGGATCCGGAGCTAACCTTCGAGTTTCATTATTTTTTTATGAGAAAACTTTGGTTTATGAAGGCTTGTCGAGGGATGGTTGCCTTTCCCGGTGGGTTCGGAACTTTTGATGAATTATTTGAAACCCTGACTCTTGTCCAAACGGGAAAAAAATCTAAGATTCCTATCCTTCTTTATGGAAAGGAATTTTGGACCCAAGTGATCAATTTTAAAAAACTCGCAGAGATGCGGTTGATCTCGGAAGAAGATCTGGATTTATTTGGGTTTGCAGACAGTCCAGAAGAGGCCCTCCGATTCTTTCAGGAAAAGATTCGTTTCGAATTGACCCATTCTACGGGTACAAAAACATAG
- the sppA gene encoding signal peptide peptidase SppA produces the protein MPSRKPFLFVCIVLLSVLFTESCVIGNSLNLLPQSGKADFEEKLIAGRDQEKIVIISIEGMISDESKESFFGTSTESMVARIKESLKYAERDPDVKGVILKINSPGGTVTASDIIYQEILKFKNRRSIPVFAGFMDTAASGAYYIAMATDAIGAHPTTVTGSVGVIMSGINVKEGLDKIGVKDQSFTSGPNKALGSPTTEMTAEQRKILQSIIDSLYGRFFEIVKKGRPNVAETRLKEICDGRIFTAEQAKKEGMIDFIGYFDDFVYQIMQHPKFQGNRSGNPRVITYQRGKGRVENIYQATDANKNPLSLGIADKILGTGTNAKFLYLWDL, from the coding sequence ATGCCTTCAAGAAAGCCTTTTCTTTTCGTTTGTATCGTTCTTCTTTCGGTTCTTTTTACCGAATCTTGTGTCATTGGGAACAGTCTGAACTTGTTACCGCAAAGTGGCAAGGCTGATTTCGAAGAGAAACTCATCGCCGGAAGGGATCAAGAAAAAATCGTTATCATCTCCATCGAAGGAATGATTTCTGATGAATCCAAAGAATCTTTTTTTGGTACTTCCACGGAATCAATGGTCGCTCGGATCAAAGAATCTCTTAAATATGCAGAACGAGACCCAGATGTAAAGGGTGTGATTTTAAAAATAAACTCTCCTGGCGGAACGGTTACTGCCAGTGACATCATTTACCAAGAAATTTTGAAATTTAAGAACAGAAGATCCATTCCAGTGTTCGCAGGTTTTATGGATACTGCAGCAAGTGGTGCCTACTACATTGCGATGGCAACAGACGCCATTGGAGCCCACCCAACGACTGTTACAGGATCAGTTGGTGTCATCATGTCCGGGATCAATGTAAAAGAAGGTTTGGATAAAATTGGAGTGAAGGACCAATCCTTTACCTCCGGCCCGAACAAAGCTCTTGGTTCACCAACTACAGAGATGACAGCAGAACAAAGAAAAATCCTTCAATCCATCATTGATAGTTTGTACGGTCGTTTTTTCGAAATTGTAAAAAAAGGAAGACCGAATGTAGCAGAGACTCGCCTCAAAGAAATTTGTGACGGAAGGATCTTTACTGCAGAACAAGCTAAAAAAGAAGGTATGATTGATTTCATTGGATACTTCGATGACTTTGTTTACCAAATAATGCAACATCCAAAGTTCCAAGGAAATCGTAGTGGGAATCCTCGTGTCATCACTTACCAAAGAGGCAAAGGTCGGGTAGAAAATATCTACCAAGCAACGGATGCCAACAAAAATCCTCTTTCTTTAGGAATCGCTGACAAAATCTTAGGAACAGGCACCAATGCTAAATTTCTTTATCTTTGGGATCTATAA